CCGGCGTCGGGCTCGGCGTAGACGGCGACGCTGGCGATACCGGCATCCCGAGCCGCCCGGATCACGCGGACCGCGATCTCACCGCGGTTGGCGATGAGTACCTTGTTGATCGTCTTCTGGGGGATCTCGGTCTTGGACACTGGCTCTCCTGCCTGGGGCTCACGCGGTGACGCGGGCCGTCGTCGGGGACAACGAATACGGTGCGGGCGCCGCCGCCACGGTGGGGCCGCGTGACGTCCGGCACGGCGCCGCTGATTCTCGGTGCCGTGCATACACGGGAATCACAGTAACTCACCGAGCACCTGCTAGGTTCCGGGGCTCGCGCAGCGACGATTCCGGTGCTCAGCCGCCCGCGGCGATACTCGCGAGTAGGTGCGCGAACTCGTTGAGGAACGCGGCCAGCCCGGCCTCGCCGGGGCCGTCGCCGCCGGCCGGGAACCGGCTGTGCAGCCGCAGGCCGCCTGGGGTGCGGTTGAACCAGACGTACACCTCGTCGTCGGCGTAGGTGTGACTGCGGAGCGCCACCGCGGCCCCGGCGTCGGCCTCGACGGCCCCCGGGACGCCGCGGGTGTCCATGAACGAGACGACGAACTTCGGTTCCGGCGGGATCCCGATCAGCTCGGCCAGCCGCAGCATCGGCAACGACGCGCCCTCGCGGGCGCGGTCGAGCGACACCATCGTCCGTTCCAGGGCGAGCGCGAAATCGGGGTCGTCGGACACGTTGACGCTGATCGGTGCCAGCGCGACGAACCAGCCGAGCGCGCCGTGGAACTCCACGTGGTGGCGGGTGTGCCGGGGCATCAGAGTGGTGAAACGACGGCCGCCGTGGCGGTGGTAGACGAGTGCCGCGACGGCCAGCAGTGCGCCGATCAGCGAGCCGCCCAGCGCGGTGGCGCGGTCGGTCAGCGCGCGGGTGGCGTCGTCGTCGAGAAGCAGTGTGGTGTGCGAGTGCTGCGCGGGCGGCGGCCCGGCGCCGGTGGGCGGCGCGGGCAGGATGCCGAACGGGGGCAGCCGGTCGGCGCCGCCGAGGAACTCCCGCCAGACGGCCACCGCCGGATGCCGGTCGTCGGCGGCGTCGGCGGCGGTTCGCTCGGAGCTGGAGAAATCGACGTAGCTGCCCGCCGGCGGCAGCGCCGCGGGGCGGCGCTCGCGCGCGGCCTGGTACAGCTCGCGCAGCTCGTATTGGGCGTTGACCAGCGAATAGCCGTCGACCAGCGAATGATCGGCGGCGAAGAAGAGCGTGAAACTGCCCGCCCGGGCGACGGTCGCGAAGCGGTACGCCGGCCAGTGCATCGGCGTGGTGGCGCGGTCGAAGGAGCCGGCGATCTGCTCGATCAGCAACCGGGGGTCGTGATACCAGCCGATCCGGCTCCGCCGCAGCAGTACCGTCCCGGGATCGGTGGTGTACCGGGCGACGTCGGGGCCGTCGAGGCGGACGTGCGTGCGGAGCACCTCGTGCCGGTTGATCCAGGCAAGGAGCGCGCCCTGCACCGCCGGGAAGTCGATCTGCTGATCGAACTCGACGGCCAGGCCCAGCCAGGCTTCGCGGCCGCCCTCACGCCGGGTGGCGCCCCGGTCGTCGTGCGCCGAGCGGAGATGCTGTTCGTGATTGTGGGACGTGCCGCGCGGGTCACGATGCCACGCGCCCAGTCCGCCGGGCGCCGCCGGGATCCACTCGATGAGTCCGCCCGGCCGGATGTCCGAGTCCAGGATCTGCAGAAATTCCATGTCGGCGGTGCGACGGGCCCCGGCTACGCCCCGCCGGAGCGGGTCTGCTCGGTCACCTGACGCTGAATCCGGGCCAGCATGCCGGTCATCCCGCGCAGGCGCAGCGGGGAGATGATGGATGCGAGCTGCAAGCTGTTCACGAAGTCGGCGGGGGTGTCCAGGATCGCCGCGGCCGGGGCACCGTCGAGCCCGGCGTGCAGGATCGACGCGAAACCGCGGGTCGTGGGCGCCTCCCGCGGCGCGCTGAAATACAAGCGCACCGCGTCGGGGTCGGCGGCGTCGACCGACAGGAAGATCGGCGACTGGCACTCCGGGACCGGCTCCATGGCATCGGCGTGCAGGTGCTCGGGAAGTGCGGGGAGGTCGTCGGCGAACTCCAGGAGGAGAGTGGTGCGGTCGGCGTCGCCGAGCGCGGTGAAATCGTCGACGATCTCCTGCAGGGCTGGTGTCAGGGTCATCGCGGTGAGGCTAGCCGTTCAGCGTGCCGGGCTCGTCGCCCACGGCGATCGGTGCGCGGACCGCATTGCCCCACTCGGTCCACGACCCGTCGTAGTTGCGGACGGCGTCGAAGCCGAGCAGGTACGTGAGCACGAACCAGGTGTGGCTGGAACGCTCGCCGATGCGGCAGTACGCGATGGTCGGCGTGGCCGGATCGAGGTCGGTGTAGATCTCCTCGAGCTCGGGCCGCGAGCAGAACCGGGCATCCGGGGCGGCCGCCTTGGCCCACGGGATGGAGACCGCGGTGGGGATGTGGCCGCCGCGGAGGGCGCCCTCCTCCGGGTAGTCGGGCATGTGGGTGCGGGCGCCGGTGTACTCCTCGGGGGAGCGGACATCGACCAGCGGCTGGGTTCCGATGGCGGCGCGCACCTCGTCGGCGAACGCACGGATACGCGTGTCGTCGCGCTCGATCACCGGGTAGTCGCTGCGCGGGTACTCGGGGACGTCGAACGACGTCTCACGCTGCTCGTCCATCCAGGCGGTGCGGCCGCCGTCGAGTAGCCGGACGTCTTGGTGGCCGAAGAGGGTGAACACCCAGAGCGCGTACGCGGCCCACCAGTTGTTCTTGTCGCCGTAGATCACGACGGTGTCGTCGCGCTCGATGCCCTTGCTGCGCATCAGTTCGGCGAAGGCCTCGCCGTCGATGTAATCGCGGGTCACCGGATCGTTCAGGTGCAGGTGCCAGTCGATCTTCTGGGCGGTCGGGATGTGCCCGATGTCGTACAGCAGCACGTCCTCGTCGGACTCGACGATCTTCAGGCCCGGCGCGCCGAGATGCGCGGACAGCCATTCGGTGCTGACCAGGCGCTCGGGATGTGCGTACGACGCGAACGCCGGGTTCGGATCGAGTTCGACTGTCACGGGAGAGCTCCTGATCGCCGGGGACGCCCCCGGGGCGGGCGCCGATGGCTTTCAGCATACGGCGGGACCCGAGACCCCGCCGGGGCGCAGGGGTGGTTACGTGCGTGCGAGTCGCGCGGGCTTGGTACTTTTCCGCACATGCCTTCACCGCAGAACGGGCGCCGTCCCGTCGTCGCACTGGTCGTCCTCATCGTGGCGATCGCCGCCGCCCTGGCGGGATGCTCCCCGGCGGCCAAGCACCGCGGGGAACCGGAGCCGACGCCGACGGCCCCGCCCAAGCACTGCACCGTCGACGACTGTCCGGCGCTGGCCGACCCGGCGGGACGGATCGGGCCGAGCGGGGTGACCGACGAGAACGCCGCGTCGACCGTGCCCAAGTATCTGACGACCGTGCTCGACGACCTCGACACCGTCTGGCCCGCCTGGTTCACGCAGCTGAACATCACCCGGGTGACGCCGGGCCGGGTGCTGATCTCCGGCAGCGACACGTTCACCAGTGAGTGCACCGACGAGGACGGGAAGACCGTCGCGGTCGACAGCGACTTCCCGAATGCCTTCTTCTGCCCGAAGGACACGCAGAAGGACGGCGCCGGGCATCCGCGCACCGGATCGGTGATCCTGCCGGTGCAGACCTTCGCCGACATCTGGGACGGCAAGCTGATGGGCCAGCGCGGCTTCCTGCTCGGCGATTTCAGCGCGTCGACCATCGTCGCGCACGAATACGGGCACAACGTGATGTACCGGATGGCCGACGCCTACGGCATGACCTCCGAGCAGTATCCGACCGGGGACGACACGGAGTTGCTGGCCGACTGCTTCGCCGGGAACTGGCTGGCGACGGTGTATCGCCGAGACGAGCTGTCGGTGAAGGAGATCGGCCAGGCGGTGGTGCTGATGGCGAGCGTCGCGGACCCGGTGAACGGAATGGGGCACGGTTCCATCCCGGCGCGGGTCTCGGCGATCAGCCGCGGCTTCGGCGTGACCGGCGACTCCGCCCCGGTGACGTGCTTGAAGAAGTACTGGCCGCAGGCGCTGGGCTCGGCGTAGGCAGACCTTATGGCGACACGGGCAGCGCCTCGACGGACATTGTGGCCGCGGTGCGCTCACCGGCCATCAGCCAGACCGAAAGCACATCGCCGTCGCGGTGCGCCAGCAGCCGCGGTGCATCCGCCAGCTGCAGGGGCGAGTCGTGTTCGACCACGGCCCGCAGCGGCAACCGCTCGCGCAGGTCGCCCTGAGTGGCGAGGGCCTCCTCCAGCGCCGTCCAGTACACGGCGTTGTTGACGTGCTCGATGAGGTCCAGATCGCAGACGCGCAGCAGGAACGGCACCGGCACGGCATCGGGGTGCGGCACTGGATCGAGCCATTTCTTCCGGCGCAGCCGCCCGGGCACCGCGTCGCCGCCGATCCGGCGCCGGAAGGTGTCGCTCAGCGCGGACGGGGTGAGCGTGTCGACGTTGAAGTGGCTCTTCAACTCTGAGAGTGCGTAGGTGGGATCTGGGCTGACCGGGCGTGGGCACAAGATGTAGGCGGGTCCTGGGTGTGAAGATGGAAGTTCCTACACACCCATTTTCACGCCACAGGACCCATGAGCGAGCTTACTGCCGATGTTGCTGACACGATCTGCCGAACCGTCGAGCTGGGGGTGACGATCACCGGCGCCGCTGTCGATGCCCGCGGCCGCACGCACTTGTGGTGCCGGGTGCTGCAGGCCGATCGGCATTGTCCGGGCTGTCAGATCGCCGGCGACCTGCGTGATCACGCCGACCGCGTGCTCACTGATGTGCCGATCAGCGGCCATCCTGTTGTTCTGCATGTCGCGGTGCCCCGGTTCGTGTGCCGTACCAGCGACTGCCCACGAACGATCTTCCGCGGCGGGATCGATCATGTCGCCGCGCCCCGGGCCGTGGTCACCGCCCGGACCACACGCTGGATCCTGCAACGCATCGCGATCGACAAGATGAGCGTGAAAGCGGTGGCCACAGCGCTGGGCCTGGCGTGGAAGACAGTCAACGCGATCGCCGTGAGTGCGGCCCGGGCCCTGGTCTACGACGGCGGCCACCTCGACGGTGTACGGCACCTGGGCGTCGATGAGCACAAGTGGAAACACGTTCGCGGACAAGGAGACCCGAGCTTCGTGACCGTTCTGATCGACTTGACGCCCGTGGTCGAGGGCACCGGCCCGGCTCGGCTGCTGGACATGATCGGCGGCCGGTCAGCGCAGGTCCTCAAAGACTGGATGAACACTCGTGACCAGCGATTCCGCGACCGGATCACAGTCGTGGCCATGGACGGATTCACCGGCTACAAGACCGCCACCAGCCAGGAACTCCCCGCCGCCCGGGTCGTGATGGACCCGTTCCACGTCGTCGCGCTGGCCGGAAACAAGCTCGATCTGTGCCGCCAACGCGTTCAGCAGCAGACATGCGGGCACCGCGGACGCGCCGGTGACCCGTTGTACACGATCCGCCGGATCCTGCACACCCGTACCGGGTTGCTCACCGCCAAGCAGAAGATCCGGTTGTACGAGTCGCTGACCAGCCATGACGCGCACGTCGCGGTCGAGATCACCTACCAGGTGTATCAGCAGCTGATCGCCGCCTACCAGCACCCGCAGCGCCGCGAGGGCAAGAAACTGATGTGGAAGGTCCTCAAACGCATCCAGACCGGACTCCCCGCCGGGCTAGCCGAACTCGCCCAACTCGGGCGAAGTCTCTGGAAACGCCGCGCCGACATCCTGGCCTACTTCGATACCGGAGTCTCCAACGGACCCGTCGAAGCCATCAACGGCCGCCTCGAACACCTCCGCGGAATCGCCCAGGGCTTCCGCAACCTCGACCACTACATCTTGCGATCCCTCCTGCACTCCGGTCAGCTCGCCGAACACATCAACGCACTCTGAAAGGCGAAGAGCCGTTGAAGTTGATCCAGAAGCCCTCGGTGGCGATCCGTGTGCCGCGTTCGCCGTCGATGTTGATCCGTGCGGTGAACCAGCGGGAGCCGGCCTGCGCGGCCCAGCGCTCGGCGGTCAGCTGATCCGGCTGCCCACCGAGTGCGTGCATCTCGATCACGGTGCGGCGTAACACCCAGTGCGGATGGATCTCCAGGTGACCGATGTGCGCCAGGTGATCCTGGCCGACGTCCTGCAGGCACCGGGCCACGCCGTCGAACTTGAGCCGGCGGTCGTGACTGATGTCGTCGCCGCGGACCGGCCACGTGCTGGTGAAGACCGCGCCCTCGGAAAGCAACTCGCGGCGCAGTTCGGGGTCCAGGCGCGGGGAAAGGGGTTCTCCGATCATGACCGGGGTGTCTCACTCGCCTCCGGCTGCCACAGGCTCGTGACGTCGACGCCGACGTCGGCCAGCAGATCGCGGGTCAGCGGGAGGCTGATGCCGATGACGCTCGACGGGTCGCCGTCGATGCCGTCGAGCAGCCAGCCGCCGAGGCCGTCGAGGGTGAAGGCGCCCGCGACCTGGAGCGGTTCGCCGGTGGCGACATAGGCGTCGATGGTCTGGTCGGAGACGTCGGAGAAGTGCACCCGCGTGGATCTGGTGCCGGATGCCGCGCGCGCGACGGTGCCGCCGGTCATCCGGGTGACGCAATGGCCGGTCAGCAGCCGGCCGGTGGTGCCGCGCATGCGCCTCCAGCGTTCGCGGGCGATCTCGGGGGTCTTCGGTTTGCCGGTCAGTTCGCCGTCGATCAGCAGCATCGAGTCGCAGGTGAGGATCACGCCGTCGTCGGCGACGGCGGCGATGTCCGGATCCGCCGAGGCCAGTACCTGCGCGACGATCGCGACACCCTTGGCCTTCGCCAGCTCGGTCACGACCGCCTCGGGAGCGTGACCGGCCAGTCCGGCGATCAGGGCGTCCTCGTCGAGATCGGACACCAGCACCAGCGGATCGATCCCGGCGGCCCGCAGCACGCCACGGCGGGCCGGGGACGCCGACCCGAGCAGAACCCGGGTCACCTCAGCCGTGGATGTAGCTGGTCGGCATACCCCACGCCTGGCGGTGCAGATCCGTCGGCCGTCCCCAGCGATTGAGCGGGCCGGCCGACGCCGGGCCTGTCTGCTGCGATGCCGCGGCAGACAGGACGGTCACCAGCGCGGCCAGTTCCTCATCGGTCGGGGCACCCTTGACGACGGTCAGGAAGGGCTGCCTTTGGTCGGCGTTCACAGCGCCATCCTCATCGTTCGCTGCGCTCACAGCGGGATGTTCCCGTGCTTCTTGGGCGGCAGCTGCACGAATTTACGTTCGAGCAGGCGCAGCGCTGTGGCGATCTGGCCGCGGGTATGGCTCGGCGGAATCACCGCGTCGACGTAGCCGCGCTCGGCGGCGACGTACGGGTTGACCAGGGTGTCCTCGTACTCCTGCTGGAGTTCCAGGCGCAGCGCGTCGACGTCCTCGCCGTTCGCCTCCGCCTCCTTGAGGCGGCCGCGGTAGACGAAGCCCACCGCGCCGGAGGCGCCCATCACGGCGATCTGCGCGGTCGGCCAGGCCAGATTCACGTCGGCACCCATGTGCTTGGAGCCCATCACGTCGTAGGCGCCGCCGTAGGCCTTGCGGGTGATGACGGTGATCTTGCCGACGGTGGCCTCGCCGTAGGCGTACAGCAGCTTGGCGCCGCGGCGGATGATGCCGTTGTACTCCTGGTCGGTGCCGGGCAGGAAGCCGGGGACGTCGACCAGCGTGATGATCGGGATGTTGAAGGCGTCGCAGGTGCGGACGAAGCGGGCGGCCTTCTCGGAGGCGTCGATGTCCAGGCAGCCGGCGAACTGGGTGGGCTGGTTGGCGACGATACCGACGCTGCGGCCGTCGACCCGGCCGAAGCCGACGATGATGTTCATCGCGCGCTCGGCCTGGACCTCGCAGAACTCGTCGTCGTCCAGGAGACGGCGGATCACCTCGTGCATGTCGTACGGCTGATTCGGCGAATCCGGGATCAGCGTGTCGAGCTCGAGGTCCTCCTCGGTGACGTTGTCCTCGATGGAGCCGTACTGGGCCGGGGCGGGCAGGCGCGGCGCCTCGGCGCGGTTGTTGCTCGGCAGGTAGCTGAGCAGTTCCTTGACGTACTCGAGGGCGTCTTCCTCATCGGTGGCGACATAGTGCGCGACACCCGACTTGGTCATGTGGGTGTGGGCGCCACCCAGATCCTCCATCGTCACGTCCTCGCCGGTGACCGTCTTGATCACGTCGGGCCCGGTGACGAACATCTGGCTGGTCTTGTCGACCATCACGGTGAAGTCGGTGAGCGCGGGGGAGTAGACGTGGCCGCCGGCCGCGGCACCCATGATCAGCGAGATCTGCGGGATCACGCCGGATGCCTTGACGTTGCGGTGGAAGATCTCGGCGTACAGGCCGAGGGAGACCACGCCTTCCTGGATGCGGGCGCCGGCGCCCTCGTTGATGCCGACCAGCGGGCGGCCGGTCTTGATGGCCAGATCCATCACCTTGCAGATCTTCTCGCCGTAGACCTCACCGAGGCTGCCGCCGAACACGGTCGCGTCCTGGCTGAACACGCAGACCTCGCGGCCGTCGACCGTGCCGTAGCCGACCACCACACCGTCGCCGAGCGGGCGCTTCTCGGCGAGGCCGAAGTTGGTGCTGCGGTGCCGCGCGAGGGCGTCGAGTTCGACGAACGAGCCCTCGTCGAGCAGGTGGGTGATGCGCTCGCGCGCGGTCAGCTTGCCCTTGGCGTGGACCCGCTCGACGGCGGTCTCACCCACCGGATGCTCGGCATCGGCGAGTCGGTTGCGCAGATCGGCCAGTTTGCCGGCCGTCGTGTGGATGTCGGGGGCGGCGTCATCGTCGCGGCGAGCAGTCGTCATGGACACCCATGCTAACGACGTCGCCGTGGCCACCGGCAACCGACACGGGTACCGGCGGGTAGCCGGTGACGACACTTGCTGAATGATCCCTGGTGCCGGGTGGTCGTCGGCCGGGCACGCCCTGCCGTCCCGGCCACCAGTGGTGGTCAGGCAGCGAGGTGCTGTTCGAGGAGGGTTTCGGCACCGGAGGTCGTGTCGTCCGTCGGCTGAGGTGTGACGAGCCGGCGAGGGCGCCCTTCGACGCTGGAAGTCGTGCCGCCGGTTCCAGCCCGCCGGTTGAGCCCCGCCGAGCCCCCTGGGGCGCCACGCCGCGCAGCCCTGACGGCCCGGCTGCGCACGACGGTCAGGCTGCCAGGTGCTGTTCGAGGAGCGCTTCGACGCCGGAAGTCGTGCCGTCCGCCGGCTGAGGTGCGACGAGCCCGCCAGGGCGCCCTTCGACGCCGTGTCGTCCCTTCATGATTCGCGCGCGGCGTCGATGGACTCCGCCACGCCGGCTCAGGACCCGGATCTCGAAGCCAAGGCCCCCGGGCTGCGTACTGTCCCCGAGTCGGTGGTTCACGATCGGTGGCGGACTCCGGTCTTCTTCCGGGGTGTCCGGGCCGGTCCGCAACTTGTCGGGATGGAACAGCGGATTGACGATCCACGGCCCCACCCGCCCGACCGGGCGCCACCCGACCCGGCCGGTGTCGGGGCCGTCGGTCAGGACCGTCGATTCCCAGTCCCCGGGCTGCTTGCCGTTCCACCGGTTGTGCTTCCCGCAGGCCCCGCCGAGGTGATCGATGTCGGTGGGGCCACCGTCTTGCCAGTCCGGCATGTGGTGCATTTCGCACTGCGCGAACGGGCGCGTACAGCCAGGTGCGGTACAGCCGCGGTCCCGGGCGAACAGGGCCAGCCGCTGGGCCCGCGACGCCAGACGATGCGCCCGCCCAAGGTAGAGGGGCTGCCCGGTCGCTGTGGAGAACACCGCCAGATACGGGACCGAGTCCGCGGCGATCTTCACCAGATCGCCGACCGGTATCCGGGTCCCGGTCGCGGTCCACGCGACCCCGGCCTGCCGGGCCAAATCTTCATCGGTGACGGTCACCACGATCTGATTGCGCAGACTCTCCGGCCGGGCGTGGGAGGCCTGGGCGTTGGCCCACTTCACGAACGCTTTGAGCGCATCATGCTGGCGGCGTCCTTGGAGCCGGGTATCGCGCTCAGCCGCCGCCGCCAGCACTGCGGGATCGAGGCCGGGCTGATCGGCCGCGCCGTGCGGGGACTCCGGATCATCCGGGTTGTTCATGCCCGGGACGGCCCACAAGCTGAACGTGACCTCGAACTCCGCCCGTAACTCCGGGTCCATCCGCGCCTGCACCGCAGTCATCAACTGCCGGTCCTGCGCAGACAACCGGAACTTCGCCTGCCGCGCCCGGTCGTTGTCACCGGCCAGGGTGCCATCAGGGTCCAGGTGCGCCAGAATCCGGTTCCCGACCATCGTCACCCCACCGGGATTCAACGTCCGGGCGGCATCGGCGAGCATGGCCTCGGCCTTCGCCCGCTTCTCCGGATCGACGGAGGCGGGGATCTTGTCCATGACCTCATCGATCACCGACACATGCGTCTCCCCGATCGCCCCCTCGGCGACCGCCGCCGCAGTCTCTGGATATTGCGGGTCGCGGCGCTGGCCGGTCATCGCGGTGAACCGGCCGATCGAGGCCGCCACCACCCGGCGCCGCCGGGACTCACCCTCCCCGATCCGTAGACCTTGGGTGAGCAACTGGTGCATCGTGTTGTACCCGGCCCGCGCACACGCACCCCGATCAGAGATCTCCACGAACAAGGCCGCGTCCACGGCCACACCCATGCGGCGGGCCTGCTCCCGCGCCTCCAGCAGATCGAGCAGGCCGTCCTCGGACAGCGCCGCCAGCGGCGCGCCGCCCAGGGATTCCTCGACAGCCGCACTCACGGCCACCAACTCGGCGGGCGACAGACCGGCCAGGAGGCCGTGGGCGTCGAACGCGTCGTTGCTCATCGCGGACCCCCTTCCGGCCGATCGAGGATAGTTCTTCCCCTACCCCCAGAATACGCACACCATGATGTGTACGCAATAGATCGCTAGAACTTACTTTCGAGTAGATCTCCATGGCAACGTCCCGGCGCTGGACGTGGACCCGGCTTCGAGCCCACAAACCCGGGAATCACTCACCTAGGGTGGATGTCGTGACCGTTCCGCCGCTGCCCGACATCGCCACCCTGACCGGATCTCTGGCCGGTACCCGCTGGCACGACATCCACGTGATCGCCGAGACCGGCTCCACCAACGCCGACCTGGTGGCCCGCGCCGGCGAACCGGGGATCGCCGGCACCGTCCTGATCGCCGGGCACCAGCGCACCGGCCGCGGACGGCACACCCGCGTGTGGCAGACCCCGCCCGGTCAACTCGCCGTCTCCGCGGCGGTCCCGGTCACCGCGGGCGCCGCCGCCGCGGTCGGCTGGCTGAGCCTGCTGACCGGGCTGGCCGTGCGCGCCGCGGTCGGCGAGATCACCGGAATCCGTCCCGATCTCAAATGGCCGAACGACGTCCTCGTCCCGGCCGGGACACCCGGGGAGGGCAAGAAGCTGTCCGGAATCCTGTGCGAGTTCGCACCGTCCGGGCATCCGGACGGCGGCGGCATCGCGGTGATCGGCACCGGACTGAACCTCGACCTGACCGCGGCGCGGCCGCCGATCGAGACGGCGGCCTGCCTGCGGAGCCTCACCGGTGACGTCCCCGACCCGACCGTCGTGGCGATCGCCTATCTGCGGGCGCTCTCGGATCTGCTCACGCGCTGGCCGTCGGACCTGACGGCGCTGGCCGCCGACTACCGGGCCGCCTCGGCGACCCTCGGTAAGCGGGTGCGGCTGGTGCTGCCCGGCGACCGGGAGGTGATCGGCCGTGCGATCGACGTCGACGACGAGGGCCGCATCGTGGTAGAGGGCCCGGATGGCCGCGTGACGGCCTCGGCGGGCGACGTCACCCACCTCCGCCCGGCCTGACGGCTACCGGGCGGGCGACGCGGTCCGGCGGCTGCGGTCGCCCATCGTCGGGATCAGCGACAGGATCGGCAGACCGATGCAGACCTGCAGGATGCCGGTCACCAGACCGCTCCAGATGTCGCTCTGGGTGGCGAGCGGCACCACGAACGCCGCGACGATCAGCAGGCCGACGATCCACCGGTAGAAGCTGTTCGGGGTCGGGGTGACCAGGGTCAGGACGAACCAGAGCGCGCCGCCGAGCAGGGCCGCGACGAAGCCGACGATCGCGTACCAGTACTCGCCGCCCGGATCGAGGGGACTCCACCAGCCGAAATGCCCGGTGGCGTTCACCCCGCGGGCGATGAGGCCGATGATCCACGCGACCAGCCAGCCGGCCAGGCCGGTGACGACACCGGTCATGAACACGCCGCCGGAGTACAGCAGCGGGTCGATGTCCGGTCCCTGCCGGGGCGGTTTCGCCGGGGCGCCGGACTGCGGGTAGCCGGACTGGCTGTACCCGGTCTGGGGATAGCCCTGCGGGTCGTAGGCGGGCTGACTCTGCGTGTAGCGGGGGTCGGTGTATCCGGAGTCCTGGCTGTACGCCCGCGTCTGCGGCGGGCGGCGTCGCGGATCCTGCGGATCGGAGTAGGTCATCACGTCCCCTGCATCTCTGGTCGGTGTCTCGGCGTTTGCGCGCCGGTGTCCTGGCCGCCCAGTGTACTGGCGTCTCAGGCGTCTTTTACCCGGTGATGACTACGCTGGCATCCATGGCATATCCGCGGGAGAACCTCGCGCCCGGCGAGACCGTGCTGGTCCACCGGCATCCGCACTGGAAGAGCCTGGTGGCGCCGGTGCTCTTGTTCTGGCTGCTCACCGCGGTCGCCGGACTGCTGCTCGGGCTGCTGTGGAACTCAGCCGGCCCGGGTCCCGCGCGCACGTGGGCCACCGTCGCGGTCGGCGTGGTGTGGGGGCTGGGCGCCTTCTGGTGGCTCGCCCGGCCGCTCGCCGCCTGGGCCACCACCCACTTCGTGGTGACCGATCGCCGGGTGATCTACCGCAACGGCATCCTCACCCGCTCCGGGATCGACATCCCGATCGGCCGCATCAACACCGTCGAGTTCTCGCACGGACTGCTCGACCGGATCCTGCGCACCGGGTCGCTGCAGATCCAGTCCGCGTCCGATGATCCGCTGACCTTCGTCGCGATCCCGCGGGTCGAGTCGGTGCACGCGCTGCTGTACGAGCGGCTGCTGGACCACGTCGACGACGAGGACTGGGATCGCCGCAGTGATTGGGATCGCCGCGGTGATGGGGACCGGCGCGGTGACCGGGACCGGCGTGACGGCGATCGGAGCCGGCGATGACGCCCGGCCGCGCGGTCCTGCTGGCCGAGGACGATCCGGCGATCGCCGAACCGCTGGCCCGCGCCCTGATCCGCGAGGGTAACGACTGCACCGTCGCCGCGACCGGACCGGAGGCCCTCGACGCCGCGCTGTCCGGTGCGTATTCGCTGGTGATCCTCGACCTCGGGCTGCCCGGGATGGACGGGCTGGAGGTGTGCCGCCGCATCCGTGATGAGCGTCCGCAGCTCGCGGTGCTGATGCTGACCGCCCGCACCGACGAGGTGGATTTCGTGGTCGGC
The nucleotide sequence above comes from Gordonia sp. PP30. Encoded proteins:
- a CDS encoding condensation domain-containing protein encodes the protein MEFLQILDSDIRPGGLIEWIPAAPGGLGAWHRDPRGTSHNHEQHLRSAHDDRGATRREGGREAWLGLAVEFDQQIDFPAVQGALLAWINRHEVLRTHVRLDGPDVARYTTDPGTVLLRRSRIGWYHDPRLLIEQIAGSFDRATTPMHWPAYRFATVARAGSFTLFFAADHSLVDGYSLVNAQYELRELYQAARERRPAALPPAGSYVDFSSSERTAADAADDRHPAVAVWREFLGGADRLPPFGILPAPPTGAGPPPAQHSHTTLLLDDDATRALTDRATALGGSLIGALLAVAALVYHRHGGRRFTTLMPRHTRHHVEFHGALGWFVALAPISVNVSDDPDFALALERTMVSLDRAREGASLPMLRLAELIGIPPEPKFVVSFMDTRGVPGAVEADAGAAVALRSHTYADDEVYVWFNRTPGGLRLHSRFPAGGDGPGEAGLAAFLNEFAHLLASIAAGG
- a CDS encoding SufE family protein — its product is MTLTPALQEIVDDFTALGDADRTTLLLEFADDLPALPEHLHADAMEPVPECQSPIFLSVDAADPDAVRLYFSAPREAPTTRGFASILHAGLDGAPAAAILDTPADFVNSLQLASIISPLRLRGMTGMLARIQRQVTEQTRSGGA
- a CDS encoding sulfurtransferase, whose translation is MTVELDPNPAFASYAHPERLVSTEWLSAHLGAPGLKIVESDEDVLLYDIGHIPTAQKIDWHLHLNDPVTRDYIDGEAFAELMRSKGIERDDTVVIYGDKNNWWAAYALWVFTLFGHQDVRLLDGGRTAWMDEQRETSFDVPEYPRSDYPVIERDDTRIRAFADEVRAAIGTQPLVDVRSPEEYTGARTHMPDYPEEGALRGGHIPTAVSIPWAKAAAPDARFCSRPELEEIYTDLDPATPTIAYCRIGERSSHTWFVLTYLLGFDAVRNYDGSWTEWGNAVRAPIAVGDEPGTLNG
- a CDS encoding neutral zinc metallopeptidase, with amino-acid sequence MPSPQNGRRPVVALVVLIVAIAAALAGCSPAAKHRGEPEPTPTAPPKHCTVDDCPALADPAGRIGPSGVTDENAASTVPKYLTTVLDDLDTVWPAWFTQLNITRVTPGRVLISGSDTFTSECTDEDGKTVAVDSDFPNAFFCPKDTQKDGAGHPRTGSVILPVQTFADIWDGKLMGQRGFLLGDFSASTIVAHEYGHNVMYRMADAYGMTSEQYPTGDDTELLADCFAGNWLATVYRRDELSVKEIGQAVVLMASVADPVNGMGHGSIPARVSAISRGFGVTGDSAPVTCLKKYWPQALGSA
- a CDS encoding acyl-ACP thioesterase domain-containing protein, producing the protein MKSHFNVDTLTPSALSDTFRRRIGGDAVPGRLRRKKWLDPVPHPDAVPVPFLLRVCDLDLIEHVNNAVYWTALEEALATQGDLRERLPLRAVVEHDSPLQLADAPRLLAHRDGDVLSVWLMAGERTAATMSVEALPVSP
- a CDS encoding ISL3 family transposase; translated protein: MSELTADVADTICRTVELGVTITGAAVDARGRTHLWCRVLQADRHCPGCQIAGDLRDHADRVLTDVPISGHPVVLHVAVPRFVCRTSDCPRTIFRGGIDHVAAPRAVVTARTTRWILQRIAIDKMSVKAVATALGLAWKTVNAIAVSAARALVYDGGHLDGVRHLGVDEHKWKHVRGQGDPSFVTVLIDLTPVVEGTGPARLLDMIGGRSAQVLKDWMNTRDQRFRDRITVVAMDGFTGYKTATSQELPAARVVMDPFHVVALAGNKLDLCRQRVQQQTCGHRGRAGDPLYTIRRILHTRTGLLTAKQKIRLYESLTSHDAHVAVEITYQVYQQLIAAYQHPQRREGKKLMWKVLKRIQTGLPAGLAELAQLGRSLWKRRADILAYFDTGVSNGPVEAINGRLEHLRGIAQGFRNLDHYILRSLLHSGQLAEHINAL
- a CDS encoding acyl-ACP thioesterase domain-containing protein, whose amino-acid sequence is MIGEPLSPRLDPELRRELLSEGAVFTSTWPVRGDDISHDRRLKFDGVARCLQDVGQDHLAHIGHLEIHPHWVLRRTVIEMHALGGQPDQLTAERWAAQAGSRWFTARINIDGERGTRIATEGFWINFNGSSPFRVR